Genomic DNA from Streptomyces sp. NBC_01571:
TCCAGAAGGGGCGTCCTCACTCGACTTTCGACGTTCTGACAGGCTCGGGGAGTCACGCGGCGGCGTCGGTGCTGGCCGCGGCCCATGCCTGCTGGACGGTGCGGATTTCCTGCTCGGTGGGCTGACCTGGGCGGGTGGGCATAAATCGGGCGGCGATGATCACCCGTCGGAGCTTGGCGACCATGTCGGACAGTGACGGGTCGGTCTTGGTGGTGTACCAGGGGGCGCGCTCGCGGTGCTCGGCCACGTCGCCGGGCTGGTGGCCGTGCAGTGCGTACCAGACGACCGTGATCGTGTAGCAGTACAGGGCGAAGGGCACGGTGCGTTCCACCGCGGCCCGGGTGCGGTTGTGGGCCTGGCCGGCTCCGAGCAGGCCGCGGGCCTCGGCGAAGGTGACCTCGATCGACCAGCGCCGCGCGTAACGGGTGATCAGCTCGGCCGGGCTGCTGGTCAGGTCGGTGGTGACCAGGGCCAGGTCGTAGCCGGTGTCGGTGGTGTCGTCGCGGAGCAGGATCACGCGCACGGTGCGGGTGTGGAAGGAGCCGTACCACAGGCAGGTGACCTCGGCCAGATGCACCTGCTCGGTACGTTGGTAGCGCGTGACCTGTACGGGAGCGAAGTCGGCGGTGGCCGCGAGCTGGGCGGGCGTGCCCAGTCGCGCGCCCTTGAGCGCGGGGCGCCCGCGTTTGCCGGTCCTGGGCGGGGCCTGGGCGAACAGGACCGAGGGTGCGGGCAGTCGGGTGGTGAAGGTGCAGGTCGCGGGCAGATCGCGTAAGGCTTTGCCGTGGTAGGCGGCGTCCGCGACGACATGAACGCGCCGGCCGTGGTGGCAGGCGGCCAGCAGGCGGATCATGGACGCGGCGATGTCGACTTTGCTGCCTTCCTGCCCGGGTCGCCACAGCCGGGCCATGACAGGAAGGCACACCGGCCGGGCCAGGAAGGGCAGGTCGACGACCAGGCCGATGACGACGAAGCAGGTCCCGCGCCCGACACCCCGGGGTCCGGTGGCCGCGCCGTTGTGCTGCCAGGCCGCACCGAAGACCTTCTTCCCGCGCCGCTTGAACAGCGTGTCGTCCACCGCCACCGTCAACACCGCACCTGCGGGCAGGAGTTGGCGCACGACCAGGTGGGACAGGGAGATGCCCAGGATGTCCGGGTTCCACGGGGCGCGGGAGAAGAAGGTGTGGGCGCGGTCGTGGGACCATGCGCGCGTCAACCCGACACCGGTGAGCATCCCGGTCACCGTGCACCGCCCGGTCTGCGCGATCAGACCCGTGACCAGCGCCGTGAAGGTTCGAAACGTCGGCGCGGTGAAGTTGCCCCGTACCAACTCCAGTACGGCGAACAGCGAAGCGGGCACAGTCGGCATCGCAGGTATCCCTCCCCGGGCGCGGTCGCCACACCACCGATGCTGCCGCGGCCCCGCCCACCACGGGCCCGGACACCCGGTGCCTCACCCGTCAAGGTGATAGCCACCGGGCTCCCCCGCCCCGGGGTCCGGCCTACCGGCGCGACCAGGACAACCGACGCCGCGGCTGCTCGGGGAAGGCAATGGCACAGTGGAAGCCGTCGTCACCTACGGCGCGCCGCAACGTCCGCGCCACCGCCTCGGGATCGTCATAGGGGCCGTTGACGTAGAAGGGCTTGCCATCGCGGCCGAAGCGGATCGGGCAGGGACCGGCGGGCTCACCGAGGACAGCGGCGGCGGCCTCGAAGTCCGCCTCGGGATCGAACCCGAGGCCGCGAGCGTAGGCGGCGGCACCGAACACCAGGGCGCGGGCAAGCTCGGCAGGAACCGGCACATGCCCCTCGAAGGCGCCGAAGTAAACCGCCCGGTGCCCGCTCAGTTGCCTCTCGCCCATCGGCTCCGGGGCAAGCGCGTTCTTCACCCCCAGACACCACACATCCAGCAGGAACCCGGCGACCTGCGCCTTCGCGGAGCGCGTACTGTCCGCGGCGACGAGCACGGCGACAAGGCCACGCACCTCCTCGGCGTCAGAAGCCCCAGGGTCCAAGGCCGCCCACTGCGGCGCGCCCTCAAGATCCACGCTGCGGCTCCAGCCGGCGTTCACCCAGCAACGCGGCTCGTCACGCACCGACGCCGAGACCTGCACGGCACCGTTGAGCACCCCGCCAACATCCCTGACGCCCACCCCCAACGTCCTGGCAATCGCCTTCACCGACCGACCCTGCTGGTCCAGTTGCCGTACCTGCTCTACAAGCCGCTCATCCACAGCCTCACCCTACGACCGCCGCCAAGACCGCAGGACCCAAACGCCAACAGCCACACTCGCCAGAGCGACCCGCGAAAACGTCGAAAGTCGAGTCCTCATGCCCGAGAAAGGAGCCCGTGTGACCCTCTCGCCACCAGGCCCGAACCTGTGCGCGTCCTGGGAGACGCTCGCCGACGGACTACAGGTCCAGCGCCTGGCCCTGCACCTGCCGCAGCTGCGTGAGCAACTCCTCGCACCGCCCAGCAGCATCGCCTTGTTCGCGCAGGCCCCGCCGAGCGCGCTGACCGCGTGCCCCGCCCCGCTCACCGAACCGTCGGCCGAGGCCGTGATCGACCGGGCGGGCCTTCAGCACTGGCTGCGCATGCCGGCCGAGTACGGAACGACCGACGCCGGGACGAACCCCTTGGCCGCGAGCGCCGACCAGGTCGCCGACACCCTGCTCGGGGGCGTCACCGATCCGGTCGTCCGCGCTGCGGTGGCCGCCGTGTGCACTGCGTCGGCCTGGTGGACGGGCGCGTTCGCTGTCATCCGTCACCTCGGCGTCCACCACACCTCCCTCCAGCCTGTCGTCACCGCGATCACTCTGGAGACGCTGCAGAGCGCGACGAGCATCGTGGCGCTCGGCACCGCCCAGCGGATCCTCTCCGAGCAGCTGCGGACCGCTTCGGCGGACGAGGCCGTACGCATGGCCTACTGCCGCGCGGTCACCGAGAGCATCGTCGTCGAGAGCCGGCTTCCCGGGCTGCTGGACGAGCTGGGCGAGCTGCGGCTGGTCGATCTGGTTTCGACGTCGATCCCGTGGCGTGGCCGGTTCACGAAGTACGCCGGGGGCACCGGCGCAGGGCAGGTGGAGTAACCCGATGGACCGCTACCCCTTCATTGTCGTCGAGGGCCTGGACGGCACCGGCAAGACGACCCTCCGCAAGGGCCTGTTCCGCCTCTTCGAGGGACTGTTCCGCGTCACGCCGCTCGCCGTGCTGACCACCAACTTCCTCAACCCGGCAGTCGCGCTGGACCTGGTGGAGGGCAAGTACCAGCCCACGCCTGAGAACCGGGACCGCTACCTGGCGGCACTCGCGGCGGACAAGCAGGCCACCGCCGACCGGCTGATCGCCCCCAGCCTGCTGGCCCGCCCGGTCATCGCGGACCGGTGGCTGCTGTCCGAGCTGGCCTTCTTCGCGGTCAAACACGACCGCGCCCCGAACGAGACGTACGCCCATCTCACCGAGCAGCTCCACCTGGTGCCCGACCTCACGCTCGTCCTGGACATCACACCTGAGACCGCGATGGAACGGGCTGCCGACCGCTCGGGGGACGCCACTCGCCCCGACTGGGATGTGATGGACGTTCAGGCCAAGGTCCGGGAGGTATACCAGGCGGTGGCCGACACGCCTGGCGCGTTCCCCGCCCTGGGAAGGGTCGTCCGGATCAATGCCGCGCAGGACCGCGCCACCGTCCTGCACACCGCCTGGGAGGCCCTGGCCCAGCACGGCCTGCTGCCCGACCGTGAAGGAGCCGCGTCGTGACCGCTGCCACCGAGCCTGACATAGCCCCGCTCGTCACGCGGCTCACCGCCGCGGCGGGCGCCCGCCGCCCGCTGCGGGCGATCGGCGCCGCGAGCGCGGTGGCCGCCAAGGTCGCCGTGGAGACCGGCTTCGACGCCCTGTGGGTGTCCGGCCTGGAGGTCTCCACGGCCTTGGGCCTGCCGGACGAGAACGTGCTGGGACCGCGCGACCTGGCCGACACCGTCCTCGCCCTCACGCGTACGGCGGCGCTGCCGGTGATCGTGGACATCGACAATGCCGGCGGCACCCCGGCCACGGCTCGCCGGTTCGCCGGTGACCTCACCCGCGCCGGCGCCGCCGCCCTCTGCCTGGAGGACAGCGCCTACCCCAAGGTCAACTCCTTCGCCCTGCACCGCAGTCAGGCGCTCGCTCGCATCGAGACGGTGACCGAACAGCTCTCCGCGATGCGCGACGTCGCCGGCACCCGGGTAGCCCTGATCGCGCGGACCGAGGCCCTGATCTGCGGCGCGAGCGTGACGGAGGCAGTGGAGCGGGCCGCAGCGTACGCGGCTTGCGGTGCGGACGCCGTGCTCATCCACTCCAAGGACCCCACTGGGCAGCAAGCCCTAGCCACGGCCGCCGCATGGACGGGCAAGGTGCCGCTGGTGACCGTGCCCACCGCGTTTCCGCACCTGGCCCCGGACGAGCTCGGCCTTGCCGGATTCGCCCTGGCCATCTACGCCAACCAACTCTCGCGCGCCGCGCTCGCCGCCATGCGGCGCGCCGCAGCCTCCTTCCAGACCACCGGCTCCTTCACCGCCGGCGGAACGCCACTGTCCGACGTCGCCGACCTCCTCCAGATCGCCGACCCGACCGCCCGCGCCTGCCTGTAAAAGGCGCCGGGCTCCGCTGCTCCACAAGGTTCCGCTCTGCTCCATCCCCGCACACCAGCACCCGCCGGGCAGTCAACCGCGGTGGGCTCGACGAGGGAAGGAACACCCGCGCCATGACGCCCCTGCCCCGCATCAGCGTGTCGGTCAAGGCCGCGATCGTCCACCAGGACCGCATCCTGCTCATGTCGTACGACGACCACTCCGGCTTCCACTACAACCTGCCCGGCGGCAAGGCGAAGGTGGGTGAGCCGCTGCGCGACGCAGTCGTGCGCAAGGTCAAGGAGGAGACCGGCCTGCGGGTGCGCACCTCGCGGCTGTTGTTCGTCGTCGAGTACGTCCCCGAGCAGTACAACGACGAGTTCGGCACCGTCCACAAGACCCAGCACAACTTCCTCGCCGAGCTCCTCGACGAGGACACCACCCCGCGCAAGTCCGATCCGCCCGACCCGATCCAGGTCGGCTTTGAGTGGGTGCCCCTTCAGGAGTTCGGCGGCAAGTACCTGCTGCCGCGGGTCAACCAGCAGCTGCTCGACGCGCTCGCCGGGGACCCGGCCGACCGCGACGTCCTCGTGGACCGGTGGTGACCATGCACCTCCCTCCCACCACCGAGCTGAGCCTCGCGGAACTGCACGACTGGCTCCTCGAACACCACGGCGACACCGTGGATGCCGACCGCCTGCCCGCCATCCGCACCGAACTCGAACAGCTCGCAGCCCATAACGTGCCCGGCGCCGTGATCGAACTCGGCTGCTACCAGGGCGCCATGGCGCTGTGGATGCGCGCCGTCCTCGACGCCACCGGACAGCACCAGCGGAGCGTCCACGTCTACGACTCCTTCAAGGGCCTGCCCGAACCCGGGGCGAAGGACCCGGACCTGTTCGAGACCGGGTACCTGCGCGCCGAGCCGGAACAGGTGCTCGCGCTCCACGCCCGCTGGGGCCGCACCCCGCCGGCGATCCACCCCGGATGGTTCATCGACACCCTCCCCGACCAGCTCCCGGAGCAGATCGCCTTCGCCTACCTGGACGGCGACTACTACGAATCCATCCACACCTGCCTCACCGCGTGTGTCCCGCGCATGGCCCCCGGCGGCACGCTGATCGTCGACGACTACGCCGACCTGGAGGCGAACCCGAAGGCATGGAACGGGTTGCCCGGCGTGAAGGCAGCCTGCGAGGACTACTTCCGCTCCGCTTCACCGCTTCAGGTCATCACCGGC
This window encodes:
- a CDS encoding transposase — encoded protein: MPTVPASLFAVLELVRGNFTAPTFRTFTALVTGLIAQTGRCTVTGMLTGVGLTRAWSHDRAHTFFSRAPWNPDILGISLSHLVVRQLLPAGAVLTVAVDDTLFKRRGKKVFGAAWQHNGAATGPRGVGRGTCFVVIGLVVDLPFLARPVCLPVMARLWRPGQEGSKVDIAASMIRLLAACHHGRRVHVVADAAYHGKALRDLPATCTFTTRLPAPSVLFAQAPPRTGKRGRPALKGARLGTPAQLAATADFAPVQVTRYQRTEQVHLAEVTCLWYGSFHTRTVRVILLRDDTTDTGYDLALVTTDLTSSPAELITRYARRWSIEVTFAEARGLLGAGQAHNRTRAAVERTVPFALYCYTITVVWYALHGHQPGDVAEHRERAPWYTTKTDPSLSDMVAKLRRVIIAARFMPTRPGQPTEQEIRTVQQAWAAASTDAAA
- a CDS encoding dTMP kinase, producing MDRYPFIVVEGLDGTGKTTLRKGLFRLFEGLFRVTPLAVLTTNFLNPAVALDLVEGKYQPTPENRDRYLAALAADKQATADRLIAPSLLARPVIADRWLLSELAFFAVKHDRAPNETYAHLTEQLHLVPDLTLVLDITPETAMERAADRSGDATRPDWDVMDVQAKVREVYQAVADTPGAFPALGRVVRINAAQDRATVLHTAWEALAQHGLLPDREGAAS
- a CDS encoding isocitrate lyase/phosphoenolpyruvate mutase family protein, with protein sequence MTAATEPDIAPLVTRLTAAAGARRPLRAIGAASAVAAKVAVETGFDALWVSGLEVSTALGLPDENVLGPRDLADTVLALTRTAALPVIVDIDNAGGTPATARRFAGDLTRAGAAALCLEDSAYPKVNSFALHRSQALARIETVTEQLSAMRDVAGTRVALIARTEALICGASVTEAVERAAAYAACGADAVLIHSKDPTGQQALATAAAWTGKVPLVTVPTAFPHLAPDELGLAGFALAIYANQLSRAALAAMRRAAASFQTTGSFTAGGTPLSDVADLLQIADPTARACL
- a CDS encoding NUDIX domain-containing protein, which encodes MTPLPRISVSVKAAIVHQDRILLMSYDDHSGFHYNLPGGKAKVGEPLRDAVVRKVKEETGLRVRTSRLLFVVEYVPEQYNDEFGTVHKTQHNFLAELLDEDTTPRKSDPPDPIQVGFEWVPLQEFGGKYLLPRVNQQLLDALAGDPADRDVLVDRW
- a CDS encoding TylF/MycF/NovP-related O-methyltransferase; its protein translation is MHLPPTTELSLAELHDWLLEHHGDTVDADRLPAIRTELEQLAAHNVPGAVIELGCYQGAMALWMRAVLDATGQHQRSVHVYDSFKGLPEPGAKDPDLFETGYLRAEPEQVLALHARWGRTPPAIHPGWFIDTLPDQLPEQIAFAYLDGDYYESIHTCLTACVPRMAPGGTLIVDDYADLEANPKAWNGLPGVKAACEDYFRSASPLQVITGAGDLAFGRYTAPAVGTQQ